CAAGCCGTTGTTGGAACGGAGAGTGCGATTGCTTCCGGTATTGAAAAATACTACGGCGGAAGTATCAGCATGAAGAACCTGAACAGCATGAATGCGGATGCACTGGATGAAGAGTTCAGTGTGAACAGTCCTACGGCAGAGATCATCGATCAGGACGGCATGACTGATGATGCGCCGATTGTGAAATTCGTGAACTCCATTTTAGGGGACGCGATCCGCAAAAAAGTTTCTGATATTCACTTTGAACCTTATGAAAAAAAATACCGCGTACGTTTCCGTATCGACGGTAACTTGGTCGAAGCCACGGCTCCTCCGGCGGGAACGGGTGCGGCGATTGCTTCACGTATCAAGATCATGTCCAAACTGGATATCGCGGAGAAACGCCGTCCCCAAGACGGTCGTTTGAAAGTTCGTACGTCCAAAGGGAAAGAGATGGATTTCCGCGTGAGCGTTCTGCCAACTCTTTGGGGTGAGAAAGTCGTTCTACGTCTTTTGGATAAATCGAATTTGCAGCTGGACATGACAAAGCTCGGATTTGAAGAAGACGATTTGAAACTCTTCAAATCGCAAATCAATCTTCCGCAAGGAATGGTTTTGATCACGGGACCGACGGGCTCCGGTAAAACGAATACAATTTATTCAGCTCTTTCGGATTTGAATCAACCGGATGTGAATATTTCCACGGCGGAAGATCCTGTCGAGTTTAACTTAGAGGGGATCAATCAGGTGCAGATGAATCCTGATATTGATTTAACCTTCGCGAGTGCTTTGAAATCTTTCCTTCGTCAAGACCCTGACATCGTATTGGTGGGGGAGATTCGTGACTTGGAAACAGCAGAGATCGCCTTTAAAGCGGCTTCAACAGGTCACTTGGTTGTAAGTACTCTACACACGAACGACGCACCAAGTACGGTGATTCGTTTGACCGAAATGGGAGTGGCTCCGTACATCATCACGTCAACCGTGAACTTGATCGTTGCGCAACGTCTGGTCGGTAAAGTGTGTGAATCTTGCAAAGCTCCAATTGAAGTGCCAGCACAAACCTTGATCAATCTGGGGGTGGCACAAAATGATATTCATGAGTACAAACTTTTCCACGGGAAGGGTTGTGCTAACTGCAATAACACAGGAATTAAAGGTCGTACGGCGATCTTTGAACTTATGCACATGACGGAGAAAATGAAAGAGGCCATCCTCAAGGGAGCTTCAACAGGACAGCTTCGTTATCTCGCGCGCGAACAAGGGATGAGAACTTTGCGCCGTAGTGCTTTGTTAAAATTAAAACGTGGTCAGACAACCATTGAAGAAGTACTCAATGCATCAGTGAAGGACACATAATGAGTTTGACGGAACTTCTTTTGCAGGCAAAAGCGAAAAAGGCGGAAGAATTTTTATTTGTCGTGGGAAGTGAGCCTCGCGTGCGTCTGCCTTCGGGATGGACGAGTTTAAGAACGTCTCCGGCTCTGGTGACAGAGTGGAATCTTTTGCAGCAAAGCTTGCTGAGCAATCAGCAAAAAGCGGTGCTTGAAACAACAGGTGTTGTGCAAGGGGAAGCGTCTTTTGAAAGTGTTCGTATTGGATTTTCTTTTTTTCAGCAAGACACCACGATGAAAGCGATTTTGGATATGGATCTGGATGGCGGACGCCAAGAGATTCAACTTCCTCCGTCGCTTTTGGAAACATGCCTTCGCATGAAGGGGTTGGTTTTACTCTCAGGTCCCGGTGAAGCGGGGCAAGTTTGGGCATTGCACAGAATTTTACAAAAACTCAGCGAAGAAAAATCTTTTGTCGGTGTTGTGTTTTCGCGCAAAGCTTTCCCGCAAGTGCGTGAAGCAAAGGCTTGTTACCTGTATCACAATGGTGAATTCGCTCGTGCGGAAGAAAAAGGAAGTCTTCTGGCGGGTGTCGACATGGTGGTCTTTGACGGTTACTCTGACGAAGAATCTTTTGAAGAAGCTTTGGCTTTGGCAGAAAGAGGAACTTTCGTTGTTTATTCAATGAAAGCTCCTTCCATCACGAATGCTCTTCGCCGTTGTCTGTCTGTATTGGGTGAAAAATACGGCGAGCATGGGGCGCCTCGTTTGGCGGAAGTTTTAAGCATGGCTTCTGGACAATATGCGGTTGCAGGTTTATCCGGAGAAAAAGTTTTTGCTCATGAAGTTTTGTTAATGAAACCTCAAGTGAGAAACATGATTGAAGAAGAAGATGTGAAAGGCCTAGAGAATCTGATGACGAACTCGCCAGAGAACTCCGGCATTCTGACTTTGAATCAGTCTTTGTTACAGCATTTGATCCGTCGCCGCGTGGATCTAAAAACAGCATTTGAAGTTTCTAGAGATCCAGACAACCTTGATCAACTTCTTAAGAAGGTAGGTATCTAAGATGGCTAAATTCCAATACCAAGCCAAAAACTCCGGGGGCCAAATGGTTCAAGGAGAAATCGAAGCCGCTTCCCAACAAGAGGCCATCATTCGTCTTAGAGCGCAACAACTTCTTCCCGTACGTGTTGTGCAATTCGGAGCTGCTCGCGCTTCTGCCGGAAAAAATGCCAGCATCTTTGCTGCTCGTGTGAAGGGTAAAGATTTGCAAATTTTCACTCGTCAGTTTGCAACATTGATCAATGCCGGTATTCCTGTTGTGGACTCTTTAAAAATTCTTTCCGAAGGTCTTCGTCCGGGACTGCTCAAAGAGGCCTCTGCGCAGGTAAAAACTTCGATTGAAGGGGGACGTCGTTTGGCGGACTCCATGGCGCAGGTTCCAAATGTTTTTGATAAATTATACGTGAATATGATTCAAGCCGGTGAGGAAGCCGGTATCCTTGATGGTATCTTGCAACGTCTTGCAAGCTACATGGAGAAATCAGAAAAACTCAAAGCACAAGTTAAAGGTGCCTTGGTTTATCCAATGGTCATCATCGTGGTTGCGATGATCGTTATCGCGGGTATTCTGGTTTTCATTATTCCTAAATTCATGGAGTTCTTTGCCTCTTCCGGTAAAGAGCCACCGATGCTCACGCAAATGGTGGTGAACTTAAGTAACTCCATGATTCACAGATGGTATATTTATCTCGTTGTCCTTGTGGTGGGACCTTTTGCTTTCATGCAATGGATTAAGACCGACGACGGTAAAAATACTTTCGATCGCTTCTTGATGAAAGCGCCTGTATTTGGCGAAGTGATTCAAAAGTCCGCGATTGCGCGTTTGACAAGAACCCTTTCAACACTTTTAGGTTCCGGCGTGGGCTTGATTGAAGCCATTGAGATTTCGGCAAAAACCGCAGGCAATATCGTGATTGAGCAGTCTCTTCTAAGATGTAAAGATTCTGTGACTCAAGGTCGTACCTTTGCCGCTCCTTTGGGTAAGGAAAAAGCATTCCCAGAGATGGTTGTACAAATGATTTCCATCGGTGAGCAGTCAGGTACGCTCGATGTGATGCTTGGAAAAATCGCCGACTTCTATGAAGACGAAGTTGAAACTGCGGTGAAAGCCATGACGTCACTTTTAGAACCTCTTTTGATGGTGGTTCTCGGTGGTATTATCGCCGTTCTCGTAATCGCGATGTATCTTCCGATCTTCAATATGGCGGATGTGGTTCAATAGATGCGTCTGAGTCTGGCGTTTCAGAACAATAAAAATCAAGGGCTGATGGTGGAGTTTGCACGCATCAGCCTCTTTGCATTGATCCTCGCGATCAGTGTGATTTCCAGTATTGTTCAAGAGGGATTCATCAATTGGTCTATCTTGGGACCTTTTTACGGAATCCTGACGGTCGCTTTTGCTTTGCACCTGATTTGGTTTTCTTTTTGGAATGAACTTTTAAAACGTCCCGTTTTATTTTTCTTAGGTTTTGTTTTTGATTCCTTGTTTATTTCTCTTTTGATTTATTACTCAGGGATCAATCAGTCTCTTTTCTTGTTCTTACATTTGGTGAACATTCTTTTGGCGGGGATCGCCTGCCGTGGTGTAGGAGCTGTAACGCTGGCTCTTTTCACTAGTATTTTCTTCTCTGTGGCGGCTTTGTTCTCGCCGGAGATGAAAGCGCTTAATTTCTTTTTTTTATTGGCGCTTAATAACATTGCCTTCTTTTCTGTGGCAGGGCTTGCAGGTTATTTAAGTGAACAGTTACAAAGTGTCGGTAGCGAATTAAAAAAGACCGGTTTGAGTCTGCGTTCTGCGCAAGAGCTTAATGAGGTTTTGATCGAAAATATTCCTACAGGAATGGTGTCTTTCACGGAAGCGGGCGAAGTCGTTAAAGCCAACTCTTCTGCTGTTGAGATTTTAGGATTTTCTGATTTTACTAAATTGAATTGGTTTGCGCTTTTTCCGGAAGTGCAAAAGTCGGAAGGTCTCTTTAAGGGCGACGTTAAATACACGGATCATAAAGACAACAGTTCAAAAATTTTGGGAATGACAGTTTCAAAAATCTACAGCCCTGAACTGCAGGCGCATCTGTCGATTGCTCTTTTTGATGATTTGACAAAAATTCGTCAACTGGAATTTAGTGCCCGTCAGAATGAAAAATTAGCAGCCGTGGGTGGTTTGGCGGCGGGGATTGCTCATGAGATTCGTAATCCATTAGCGGGAATCAGCGGTAGTATTGAAATGCTCACACAAACGGTGAGCAATGAAGACGATAGAAAGCTCATGAAAATCGTTCTTCGTGAAATTGACCGATTGAATAATTTGATCACGGAATTTTTGGATTATGCTCGCCCGGAAACTCCTCCGACAGATCCCGTGGATTTATCTTCTTTGTTTAATGAGATTTTGGATTCCATGCGCCTTAACAAGCAAGTGCGTGAAGATGTCGAGCAAGTGCGCGAGTATACGGAGGGTTTAAAAATCCTCGGCCGTCGCGATAAATTGAAACAAGCGTTTTTAAATATCATTATCAATTCATACCAGGCCATGAACGATTCTCAGAAACCGATGATCGCGGTGAAAGCTCTTGTGACTGAAAAAGAAGTGCAAGTGCGTATTCGCGACGCAGGTTCAGGGATGAGTGAAGCGACGAAGAAGAAAATGTTTGAACCTTTCCACACGACGAAACCAAAAGGCACGGGCCTTGGTCTAGCTGTGACTCATAAAATTTTGGAAGGGCATGGAGCACAAGTCTTTGTCGAGAGCGAAGTGGGCGTAGGGACTGAGTTTATTTTGACTTTTCCAAGAGCAAACTGAGAGAATAGTGTTTAATACACAGGACGTGGGAGCGTATAAATGAAGTCGAGAATTCTTGTTGTCGATGACGAAGAATCAATTCGCGAGTTTTTGGAGATCATGCTCAAGAAAGAAGGGTATGAAGTCACTTTGGCTGAGGACGGCCAAAAGGCGAAAGACCTCCTTACTAAAAAAACTTTCGACATGATCATTTCCGATTTGCAAATGCCTCATGTGACAGGGATTGAACTTTTAAAACACGTAAAAGAATCTTACCCAGACACAGTGTTCATGCTGATCACCGCTTTCGGTACAACGGAAACGGCTGTGGAAGCGATGAAGATGGGTGCTTATGACTATTTGACAAAACCGTTTAAGATCGACGAAGTTCGTTTGAACATTCACAACGCTCTTCGCTCTCGCAATCTTGAAGTCGAAAATAGATCTCTTAAAAAAGAACTCGTTAAAGAATACTCTTTCCAAAACATGGTGGGAAATTCTCCTGCGATGCACGCCATCTACGACATGGTGAAAAGAGTTTCCCAAACTCCAACAAATGTTTTGATCACGGGAGAGTCGGGAACAGGTAAAGAGGTTGTAGCAAAAGCGATTCACTACAACGGTCCGTTGAAAGACCGTCCGTTTGTGACAGTGAACTGCGGTGCCATTCCTGAGAATTTGATGGAATCAGAAATGTTCGGTCACAAAAAAGGTTCCTTCACGGGTGCTGTGGCTGATAAAGCGGGTCTATTCGAAGTGGCTGATGGCGGAACCTTGTTCCTCGATGAGGTCGGTGAGTTGCCGCTGACGATCCAAGTAAAATTACTTCGTGCGATTCAAGAGCGTGTGATCCGCAGAGTGGGTGCGACAGATGACATGAAAGTCGATGTTCGTATCATCGCTGCAACAAACAGAAATCTTGAAGAGATGGTGCAAAAAGGCGGCTTCCGTCAAGATTTGTTCTATCGTTTGAATGTTATCAATATTAAAACTCCGGGTCTTCGTGATCGTCGTGATGATATTCCTTTGCTCGCTGGTCACTTCCTTAAGAAGTACAACGAGCGCTTGGGAAAAAACATCGGCGCAATCAGCACAGAGGCGATGGAAATCCTTAAAAAGTACGACTACCCAGGTAACGTGCGTGAGCTTGAAAACTTAATCGAGCGCACTGTGGCTCTTGAAGGTGGCGCGACAATCTTGCCTGAGTCTTTGCCTCCAATGGTAAATACGTCTTCAGGTCGCAAGATGGCTTCATCGAATGAAATCGAAATCGGTGATGATGGTGTTGATCTTGATAAGGTGATGGGACAAATCGAAAAAGAATTGCTCATCAAAGCCATTCACGCTGCCGGTGGTGTTAAGAAGAGAGCTGCCAAGCTTCTTCATATTTCTTTCCGATCTATGCGTTATCGCATCGAAAAATACAACTTAGGTGTTGTGGGTGATGACGAACTTGATGATGAATAATTCTTAAAGAGAAACATTAATTCTTGTGAAAGGGAGCGTTAGCTCCCTTTTCTTTTTGCGAAGTTTCGCTATCCTAACAACATGAGCGTAAAAAAAGTCTTAATCCCTCTTCCCGGCACTGACTTTGACCCCACCGAATCCGCGGTGCCTTGGCGCATTCTTACCAAAGCGGGTGTGCAGGTTGTATTCGCCACTCCTGACGGAAAAGCCGCTTCTTGTGATCCGCGCATGATTTCGGGAAAAGGTTTGGGACTGCTGGCACCCGTTCTTGTGGCTGATAAAAATGGCCAAGCCGCTTATCGCAGTATG
This region of Bdellovibrio sp. BCCA genomic DNA includes:
- the pilB gene encoding type IV-A pilus assembly ATPase PilB — encoded protein: MSSLKIGEILVKQGLLKPDQFALAVEEQKKTGQKLTSAIIQLGFLKENQILRALEKHFAVPGVEVNTFEIDQTVIALIPKDVCEKNTLIPLQKAGTTLVVAFADPSNIIVKEDLRFITRCRIQAVVGTESAIASGIEKYYGGSISMKNLNSMNADALDEEFSVNSPTAEIIDQDGMTDDAPIVKFVNSILGDAIRKKVSDIHFEPYEKKYRVRFRIDGNLVEATAPPAGTGAAIASRIKIMSKLDIAEKRRPQDGRLKVRTSKGKEMDFRVSVLPTLWGEKVVLRLLDKSNLQLDMTKLGFEEDDLKLFKSQINLPQGMVLITGPTGSGKTNTIYSALSDLNQPDVNISTAEDPVEFNLEGINQVQMNPDIDLTFASALKSFLRQDPDIVLVGEIRDLETAEIAFKAASTGHLVVSTLHTNDAPSTVIRLTEMGVAPYIITSTVNLIVAQRLVGKVCESCKAPIEVPAQTLINLGVAQNDIHEYKLFHGKGCANCNNTGIKGRTAIFELMHMTEKMKEAILKGASTGQLRYLAREQGMRTLRRSALLKLKRGQTTIEEVLNASVKDT
- a CDS encoding sigma-54-dependent transcriptional regulator yields the protein MKSRILVVDDEESIREFLEIMLKKEGYEVTLAEDGQKAKDLLTKKTFDMIISDLQMPHVTGIELLKHVKESYPDTVFMLITAFGTTETAVEAMKMGAYDYLTKPFKIDEVRLNIHNALRSRNLEVENRSLKKELVKEYSFQNMVGNSPAMHAIYDMVKRVSQTPTNVLITGESGTGKEVVAKAIHYNGPLKDRPFVTVNCGAIPENLMESEMFGHKKGSFTGAVADKAGLFEVADGGTLFLDEVGELPLTIQVKLLRAIQERVIRRVGATDDMKVDVRIIAATNRNLEEMVQKGGFRQDLFYRLNVINIKTPGLRDRRDDIPLLAGHFLKKYNERLGKNIGAISTEAMEILKKYDYPGNVRELENLIERTVALEGGATILPESLPPMVNTSSGRKMASSNEIEIGDDGVDLDKVMGQIEKELLIKAIHAAGGVKKRAAKLLHISFRSMRYRIEKYNLGVVGDDELDDE
- a CDS encoding twitching motility protein PilT; its protein translation is MSLTELLLQAKAKKAEEFLFVVGSEPRVRLPSGWTSLRTSPALVTEWNLLQQSLLSNQQKAVLETTGVVQGEASFESVRIGFSFFQQDTTMKAILDMDLDGGRQEIQLPPSLLETCLRMKGLVLLSGPGEAGQVWALHRILQKLSEEKSFVGVVFSRKAFPQVREAKACYLYHNGEFARAEEKGSLLAGVDMVVFDGYSDEESFEEALALAERGTFVVYSMKAPSITNALRRCLSVLGEKYGEHGAPRLAEVLSMASGQYAVAGLSGEKVFAHEVLLMKPQVRNMIEEEDVKGLENLMTNSPENSGILTLNQSLLQHLIRRRVDLKTAFEVSRDPDNLDQLLKKVGI
- a CDS encoding type II secretion system F family protein, which translates into the protein MAKFQYQAKNSGGQMVQGEIEAASQQEAIIRLRAQQLLPVRVVQFGAARASAGKNASIFAARVKGKDLQIFTRQFATLINAGIPVVDSLKILSEGLRPGLLKEASAQVKTSIEGGRRLADSMAQVPNVFDKLYVNMIQAGEEAGILDGILQRLASYMEKSEKLKAQVKGALVYPMVIIVVAMIVIAGILVFIIPKFMEFFASSGKEPPMLTQMVVNLSNSMIHRWYIYLVVLVVGPFAFMQWIKTDDGKNTFDRFLMKAPVFGEVIQKSAIARLTRTLSTLLGSGVGLIEAIEISAKTAGNIVIEQSLLRCKDSVTQGRTFAAPLGKEKAFPEMVVQMISIGEQSGTLDVMLGKIADFYEDEVETAVKAMTSLLEPLLMVVLGGIIAVLVIAMYLPIFNMADVVQ
- a CDS encoding two-component system sensor histidine kinase NtrB, which encodes MRLSLAFQNNKNQGLMVEFARISLFALILAISVISSIVQEGFINWSILGPFYGILTVAFALHLIWFSFWNELLKRPVLFFLGFVFDSLFISLLIYYSGINQSLFLFLHLVNILLAGIACRGVGAVTLALFTSIFFSVAALFSPEMKALNFFFLLALNNIAFFSVAGLAGYLSEQLQSVGSELKKTGLSLRSAQELNEVLIENIPTGMVSFTEAGEVVKANSSAVEILGFSDFTKLNWFALFPEVQKSEGLFKGDVKYTDHKDNSSKILGMTVSKIYSPELQAHLSIALFDDLTKIRQLEFSARQNEKLAAVGGLAAGIAHEIRNPLAGISGSIEMLTQTVSNEDDRKLMKIVLREIDRLNNLITEFLDYARPETPPTDPVDLSSLFNEILDSMRLNKQVREDVEQVREYTEGLKILGRRDKLKQAFLNIIINSYQAMNDSQKPMIAVKALVTEKEVQVRIRDAGSGMSEATKKKMFEPFHTTKPKGTGLGLAVTHKILEGHGAQVFVESEVGVGTEFILTFPRAN